The nucleotide sequence GCCGGGTGTCGATGTCATCAGCCTGGACAAGCGCGAAGGCAAGGACTGGCACCACTACCTGCGGCTGTACCGCGTTCTGAAACAGCTGCGCCCGGCACTCGTGCATACGCGCAACCTGGGCTGCCTCGAGGCGCAGCTGCTGGCCTGCCTGGCCGGCGTGCGCCTGCGCGTGCATGGCGAACACGGGCGCGACATGAGCGACTTGTACGGCACGCGCCGCAAATACCGGCTGCTGCGCAAATGCATGCTGCCACTGGTGCAGCACTTCATTGCCGTCAGCGCCGACCTGGGGCAATGGCTGGTGGAGACCATCGGCGCGGTTCCCACGCAGGTGTCGCACATCGGCAATGGCGTCGACAGCGTGCAATTCCATCCACGCCTGGGGCCGCCCGCCGCCGTGGGCCCACCCGGTTTCCTGTGCAACGGCGCCTTCGTCATCGGCAGCGTGGGCCGGATGGCGGCCGTCAAGGACCATGCATCGCTGGTGCAAGCGTTCTTGCTGCTCCTGGCGCAACCGGGCGCCCACGCGCGCCTGCGCCTGATCATCGTGGGCGACGGACCATGCCGCCAAACATGCCTGACCCTGCTGCAGCAGGCCGGCGTGGCCCATCTTGCCTGGCTGCCCGGCGCGCGCGACGACGTGGCGCAACTGCTGCGTGCCATGGATCTGTTCGTCCTGCCCTCGCTGGCCGAAGGCAGCTCGAACACCATCCTCGAAGCGATGGCGACGGGCCTGCCCATCGTCGCCACCCAGGTGGGCGGCAACGCGGAACTGTTGCAGTCGGGCTGGAGCGGCACCCTGGTACCGCCCGGTTCGCCCGAGATGCTGGCCGACGCCATGCTCGACTACTACAGCATGCCCGAACTGGGCCCGCGCCACGGTGCACGCGGGCGGCGCCAGGTGCTGGCCGAGCACAGTCTGCCCGCCATGGCCGGCGCCTACCTGGCCGTGTACGACCGCTTGACGGGCGCGCACCAGCCCTCTCCCCTGTCCACCACTCCCTTAAAGGCCTCCCATGTGCGGCATCAGCGGCATCTTTGACTTGCAGGGCCAGCGCGACATCGACGTGCTGCTGCTGGCGCGCATGAACCACAGCCTGCGCCACCGTGGGCCGGACGAAGGGGGGCTGCACCGCGAGCCGGGACTGGGCCTTGCGCACCGGCGCTTGTCCGTGATCGACCTGGCCAGCGGCCAGCAGCCGCTGTTCAACGCCGACCGCAGCATCGCCATTGTCTTCAATGGCGAAATCTATAATTACCGTAGCCTGATGGACGAACTGCGCCAGTTTGGCCATCAGTTTCGCACCAGCAGCGACACGGAAGTCATCGTCCACGCCTGGGAACAATGGGGCGAGCAATGCGTGCAGCGCCTGCGCGGCATGTTCGCCTTCGCCCTGTGGGACCGCCGCCGCCATCTGCTGTTCCTGGCGCGCGACCGCCTGGGCGTGAAGCCCCTGTATTACGGCGAGGCGCAGGACGGCACCCTGCTGTTCGGCTCCGAACTGAAAGCCCTGCTCGCGCATCCGGCCATGCCGCGCGCGCTCGACCCGCTGGCGGTGGAAGAGTATTTCGCTTACGGCTACGTGCCCGAGCCGCGCAGCATCTTCCAGCACGTGCGCAAGCTGCCGCCCGGCCATGCCCTCTCCATCCGCGCGGGCCAGCCGCTGCCCGCGCCGCAATCGTACTGGGACATTCCATTTACGCCGAATCCGCCCGTCAGCGAGGCGCAGGCTGCCGACGAACTGCTGGCGCGCCTGCGTGAAGCGGTGCGCATCCGCATGGTGGCCGAAGTGCCGCTGGGGGCCTTTTTGTCGGGCGGCGTCGATTCCAGCGCCGTCGTGGCGTTGATGGCCGGCGCGAGCGCCACGCCCGTCAACACCTGCTCCATCTCGTTCGGCGACCCGGCATACAACGAGGCGCACTACGCCGACCTGGTGGCGCGCCGCTACGCCACGGCGCATCATGCGCGCCAGGTGGAGCAGGACGACTTCGAGCTGATCGACCTGCTGGCCAGGCTGTACAACGAACCGTTTGCCGACAGTTCCGCCATGCCCACCTACCGCGTCTGCCAGCTGGCGCGCCAGCGCGTCACGGTGGCCCTGTCGGGCGACGGCGGCGATGAAAGCCTGGCCGGCTACAGGCGCTACCGCCTGCACACGCGCGAGGACAAAGTGCGCAAGGCGATGGCCCCCTTGCTGCCTGCCGGCCTGCGCCAGTCGCTGTTCGGCACCCTGGGGCGGCTGTACCCGAAGGCCGATTGGGCACCCCGCTTCCTGCGCGCCAAGTCCACCTTCGAGGGCCTGGCGCGCGACACGACGGACGCGTATTTTTACGGCGTCAGCCTGCTGGGCGACGCCATGCGCGCGCGTTTGTTCAGTCCCGAGCTGAGGCGCAGTCTGCACGGCTACCGCGCCGTGGAAGTACTGCGCCGGCACGCGCTGGCCAGCCCCGCGCAAGATCCGCTGGCGCAAGTGCAGTATCTCGACTTGAAAACTTACCTGCCCGGCGACATCCTGACCAAGGTGGACCGGGCCAGCATGGCGCATGCGCTGGAAGTGCGTTCGCCCCTGCTCGACCATGAACTGGTGGCGTGGATGTCCGGCTTGCCGCCGCAGTTCAAGCTGCGGCGCGGCGTAGGCAAATACCTGCTGAAAAAAGCCTTGCGCCCGCTGCTGCCAGACGCGCTGCTGTACCGCCAGAAGATGGGTTTTTCGGTGCCGCTGGCCCACTGGCTGCGCGGCCCGCTGCGCCAGCGCCTGCAACAGCGCCTGCTGGGTCCCACCCTGGCGCAGTGCGGGCTGTTCGACATGGACTACGTGCGCCAGCTGCTCGATCAGCATGCGAGCGGGCGGCGCGACTACAGTGCAGCCCTCTGGGCGCTGCTGATGTTCGAAGCTTTCCTGCGCCAGGTTGCAACGGGGTCTGACCCGTCGGGTCAGACCCCAGCCGTCCCGGTAGCAGCCACCGTCCCAGGCTAATCCATGCGCATCCTGCACATCCTCGACCACTCGCTGCCCCTGCACAGCGGCTACACCTTCCGCACCTTGGCCATCCTGCGGCAACAGCGCGCGCTGGGCTGGTTCACCATGCAGCTCACCAGTGCCAAGCAGGGACCGTCCGACGGTGCGCAGCAGCAGCTGGTCGACGGCTGGCATTTCTATCGCACGGCGCCGAATGCACGGTGGTGGGCGCGCCTGCCCGTGCTGCGGCAGGTGGCCGTCATCTTCGGCCTGGCCGTGCGCCTGCGCCAGCTGGCGCGGCAAGCCAGGCCGGACATCCTGCATGCGCATTCGCCGGCCCTGAACGCCATCGCCGCCCTTAACGCGGGACGCGCGCTGGGCATCCCCGTCGTATATGAGGTGCGCGCCTTCTGGGAAGATGCGGCCGCCGACCATGGCAGCAGCCGGCCCGGAGGCTTGCGCTACCGGCTCACGCGCGCACTGGAAAGTTATGCGCTGCACCGCGCCAACGCCGTCACCACCATCTGCGACGGCTTGCGGCGTGAACTGTGCGCGCGCGGCGTGCCCGCGCATAAAATCACGGTCATCCCGAACGCCGTCGACGCCACGGCCTTCGATGCCGTCGCCGATCCCGCGCTGGTGCACAGTCTGGGTCTGGATGGCTGTCGTGTCATCGGCTTCATCGGCTCTTTCTATGCCTACGAGGGATTGGCGCTGCTGCTGCGCGCCATGCCGCGCCTGCTGGCAGCGCAGCCGGCGCTGCGGCTGCTGCTGGCCGGCGGCGGCCCGCAGGAAGCGGCGCTGCGCGCGCTGGCGGCGCAATTGGGCACAGACCACGCCGTGGTCTTCGCGGGCAGAGTGCCGCATGCGCAGGTGGCCTCTTATTATCAGTTGGTCGACATCTGCGTGTATCCGCGCCTGCCCATGCGCCTGACGGAACTGGTGACGCCCTTGAAGCCGCTCGAAGCGATGGCCCTGGGCCGTCTCGTGGTGGCGTCCGACGTGGGCGGCCACCGCGAACTGGTCGAACACGGCAAGACGGGCATGCTGTTTCGCGCCGGCGACGCCGAGGCGCTGGCGCAGGCCATACTGGCCCTGCTGCTGGCGCCCGCCAGTTGGCCAGCGCTGCGGCGCCAGGCGCGCGCGTTTGTCGAGACGGAGCGCAGCTGGAGCGCCAGCGTGGGCCGCTACGCGCCCGTGTATGCGCGTGTAGCAGCGGCACACATGGCGGCGGGAGCGGCGCCATGATCTTCACGGGCCTGCGCATCGCCCTGGTCGGCCCGCTGCCGCCACCGGCCGGCGGCATGGCCAATCAAACGCAGCAGCTGGCGCGGCTGCTGCGCGAGAATGGCGCGCATGTGCAGCTGCTGGCCGTCAACGGCCCCGCACTACCACCCTGGCTGGCGCGTATCCGCTACCTGCGCGCGGCGCTGCTCCTGCCCGTGTACCTGTGGCGCCTGTGGCGCACGGCCAGTACGGTCGACCTGTTCCACATCATGGCCAATTCCGGCTGGTCCTGGCATCTGCATGCGGCACCGGCATTATGGATCGCCAGCCTGAAAGGCAAGCCGACCCTGCTCAATTACCGGGGCGGCGAAGCGGCCGCCTTTTTTGCCCGTTCGCCGCGCCTGGTGGCGTTCAGCCTGCGCCGCGTCAGCGCCATCGTCGTGCCCTCGGCCTACCTGGCCGGCATCTTCGAGCAGTATGGTCACACGGCCCACATCGTGCCGAACGTGGTGGACTTGCAGCGCTTTACGCCGGCGCCGCCGCGCACGCGCGCCGAAGATCCGTGCTTCCTCGTGGCGCGCCACCTGGAGCAGCTGTACGACAACGCCAGCGCCGTGCGCGCCTTTGCCCTCGTGCGACTGGCCTTTCCCAGGGCGCGCCTTGTGCTGGCAGGCGGCGGGCCGCAGCGCGCTGCTCTGGCGTGCCTGGCCAGGTCGCTCGGCGTTCTGGACTCCGTGCGCTTCGCCGGACCTGTCGACAACGCCGCCATGCCTGCGCTGTACCAGGCCAGCGACATCGTCCTCAACCCCAGCCTGGCCGACAACATGCCCATTTCCGTGCTCGAAGCGCTGGCCTGCGGCGTGCCGGTCGTCAGCACCAATGTGGGCGGCATCCCCTCCCTGCTACAGGACGGCGTGACGGCGCTGCTGGTGCCGCCCGGCGATCCGGCCGCCATGGCGCAGGCCATCGTGGCGCTGCTGCGCGACCCGCGGCGCGCACAGGCGCTGGCAGACGCGGGCCTGGCGCACGCCGCCACTTTCGGCTGGTCCGGCATCGCGCCCTGCCTGGCCGCGCATTACCGCCGCATCCGTGCAGCGCCGCGCCCGGGTGCCTACACGCGCTGCGTCGCCCGCTGGCTATTTCCCCTGCATGAATGGCTCAAGGGCCACCACAGCGTACGCCTGCTGCGCCGCCTGGAACGCTCGCAGTGGTGGAGCGCCCAGCAGCTGCAGGAGTGGCAGCTGGCGCGCCTGCGCGCGCTGCTGCGCCACGCCGGCGAGCACGTGCCCTACTACCGCGCGCTGTTTTCCAGCAGCGGCTTCGACCCGGAACAGGTACGGAAACTGGCCGATTTGTCTCGTTTGCCACTGCTGCGCAAGGTTGACATTGCGAGTGCGCGCGACAGCTTCAAGTCCGCCCGCGCCGTGGGCTTGCGCCCGTTTGCCACGGGCGGCTCCAGCGGTGAACCGCTGCAGTTTTTCCTGGGACGGTGCCGGATCAGCCACGACATCGCCGCCAAGTGGCGCGCCACGCGCTGGTGGGGC is from Janthinobacterium sp. 61 and encodes:
- a CDS encoding TIGR03088 family PEP-CTERM/XrtA system glycosyltransferase, whose translation is MAPDLDAGGTHVAGAAPLIVHVIHQLDVGGLENGLVNLINHLPPERYRHAIVCLKNATAFRQRLTTPGVDVISLDKREGKDWHHYLRLYRVLKQLRPALVHTRNLGCLEAQLLACLAGVRLRVHGEHGRDMSDLYGTRRKYRLLRKCMLPLVQHFIAVSADLGQWLVETIGAVPTQVSHIGNGVDSVQFHPRLGPPAAVGPPGFLCNGAFVIGSVGRMAAVKDHASLVQAFLLLLAQPGAHARLRLIIVGDGPCRQTCLTLLQQAGVAHLAWLPGARDDVAQLLRAMDLFVLPSLAEGSSNTILEAMATGLPIVATQVGGNAELLQSGWSGTLVPPGSPEMLADAMLDYYSMPELGPRHGARGRRQVLAEHSLPAMAGAYLAVYDRLTGAHQPSPLSTTPLKASHVRHQRHL
- a CDS encoding XrtA/PEP-CTERM system amidotransferase; the protein is MCGISGIFDLQGQRDIDVLLLARMNHSLRHRGPDEGGLHREPGLGLAHRRLSVIDLASGQQPLFNADRSIAIVFNGEIYNYRSLMDELRQFGHQFRTSSDTEVIVHAWEQWGEQCVQRLRGMFAFALWDRRRHLLFLARDRLGVKPLYYGEAQDGTLLFGSELKALLAHPAMPRALDPLAVEEYFAYGYVPEPRSIFQHVRKLPPGHALSIRAGQPLPAPQSYWDIPFTPNPPVSEAQAADELLARLREAVRIRMVAEVPLGAFLSGGVDSSAVVALMAGASATPVNTCSISFGDPAYNEAHYADLVARRYATAHHARQVEQDDFELIDLLARLYNEPFADSSAMPTYRVCQLARQRVTVALSGDGGDESLAGYRRYRLHTREDKVRKAMAPLLPAGLRQSLFGTLGRLYPKADWAPRFLRAKSTFEGLARDTTDAYFYGVSLLGDAMRARLFSPELRRSLHGYRAVEVLRRHALASPAQDPLAQVQYLDLKTYLPGDILTKVDRASMAHALEVRSPLLDHELVAWMSGLPPQFKLRRGVGKYLLKKALRPLLPDALLYRQKMGFSVPLAHWLRGPLRQRLQQRLLGPTLAQCGLFDMDYVRQLLDQHASGRRDYSAALWALLMFEAFLRQVATGSDPSGQTPAVPVAATVPG
- a CDS encoding TIGR04063 family PEP-CTERM/XrtA system glycosyltransferase translates to MRILHILDHSLPLHSGYTFRTLAILRQQRALGWFTMQLTSAKQGPSDGAQQQLVDGWHFYRTAPNARWWARLPVLRQVAVIFGLAVRLRQLARQARPDILHAHSPALNAIAALNAGRALGIPVVYEVRAFWEDAAADHGSSRPGGLRYRLTRALESYALHRANAVTTICDGLRRELCARGVPAHKITVIPNAVDATAFDAVADPALVHSLGLDGCRVIGFIGSFYAYEGLALLLRAMPRLLAAQPALRLLLAGGGPQEAALRALAAQLGTDHAVVFAGRVPHAQVASYYQLVDICVYPRLPMRLTELVTPLKPLEAMALGRLVVASDVGGHRELVEHGKTGMLFRAGDAEALAQAILALLLAPASWPALRRQARAFVETERSWSASVGRYAPVYARVAAAHMAAGAAP
- a CDS encoding glycosyltransferase yields the protein MIFTGLRIALVGPLPPPAGGMANQTQQLARLLRENGAHVQLLAVNGPALPPWLARIRYLRAALLLPVYLWRLWRTASTVDLFHIMANSGWSWHLHAAPALWIASLKGKPTLLNYRGGEAAAFFARSPRLVAFSLRRVSAIVVPSAYLAGIFEQYGHTAHIVPNVVDLQRFTPAPPRTRAEDPCFLVARHLEQLYDNASAVRAFALVRLAFPRARLVLAGGGPQRAALACLARSLGVLDSVRFAGPVDNAAMPALYQASDIVLNPSLADNMPISVLEALACGVPVVSTNVGGIPSLLQDGVTALLVPPGDPAAMAQAIVALLRDPRRAQALADAGLAHAATFGWSGIAPCLAAHYRRIRAAPRPGAYTRCVARWLFPLHEWLKGHHSVRLLRRLERSQWWSAQQLQEWQLARLRALLRHAGEHVPYYRALFSSSGFDPEQVRKLADLSRLPLLRKVDIASARDSFKSARAVGLRPFATGGSSGEPLQFFLGRCRISHDIAAKWRATRWWGVDIGDREAVLWGSPIELQAQDRLRRLRRLRDALLRSTLLPAFAMSPARLDGYVRQLRRWRPRMLFGYPSALCRIASHAQARDLPLDGLGVKVAFVTAERLYDEQRTQIAAAFGCPVANGYGGRDAGFIAHECPEGGMHITAEDIIVEIVDGNGQPLQPGATGEIVVTHLATQDYPFIRYATGDVGALGTQPCACGRGLPLLHKLEGRSTDFLTAVDGTVMHGLALVYIVRELPQVQSFKIIQESLLRTRVLLVCVARLDDATRSAIVSGFQARLGAQVDIAIEEVDEIAAEASGKYRYVVSEVA